The genome window AGCCCCTTGTTGGAGGCTCGTGGAAATGTGTTCACTCAGCCCATCTATGTTGGCGATTTCCTGCCAACACTTGCCCATGCGGTTGGCATAGATTTGCCACAGTCCCTTAAACTGGATGGCATTGATCTGTGGCCACAGTTGGCGGGTACCAAAGATGCCGTTCATGTGCCTCGCGAGATATTGCATAACCTGGACGATGTGTGGCGGGTTAGTTCCTTGATGCTCGGTCAGTGGAAGTATGTGAATGGCACAACATCGGCGGGTCAATACGACAATTTGCTGATGTATCGCGAACTGGATGATCTGGATCCACGCGCAAGTCGTTATGTGGTTGAAGTGCGTAATTCACCTGCATCTAAAGCGCTTGCACCTTTCGATTTACAGCGATTAACCCAGTCAAGGATCAACAATCTCAGTCGAGCTGTAAAAGTGCGCTGTGGTGACTTTCAACGGGGCTGCAATGCCTTGGTCGAGGAATGTCTCTTCGATCTGAGCGTGGATCCTTGTGAGACTAACAACTTGGCTTACTCGAAGCCCCATTCGGACGTTCTTTCGGCACTGCGAGAGCGTATCCATCAGCTACGTGCAGGAGCTGTGGCGCCTGGTAATCGACCCAGTGCCAGTTACGCTGATCCCAGTTTACACAAGTGCACTTGGGATAATTTCGAGGTGAAACCGGCGGGTTCAGgtaatatttttctattattattatttgcttattaTAAATGGTATACTTATTAAATGATATTGCAGTCCGCCTCGAATGTGATTACCATGGCTTACCTTGTGACGCGTAATTTTGCTGGACCAGTTACTGGAATTCgtatattaaaacattataGTTTGGCACGACCTTAATAATATAGAATGTAAACAAACGCAGCactagaaataataaattccatttttttttcatatcttatgaattttaaaaaaaatttctcACAGACAATATTAGCTTGGCGCCAACAAATTGAAGCAGTTCATTTATTTGGCCACACAGTTCATTCCGTTAAGTAtcgataacaataacagcagaGCAAGGAAAGGAAATCGAAAAAGTATTGCATTGCCTGGCAGCCGGTGGTCATTAAtattgttgtaaataaaagtaaagcaataaaaatgtgtgtTGCCATCGAATCAATCTGTAACAAATGTAGTGGTTATTACATCGATGATTTCATTTACTCTATTTTTATCTATATTTTTTCCGATATAATTTTTAACGGAAATCTAAATGAAAAAGTTTAACCAGGTGGCAGCTCTGagaatttgtgtgttttgaaAAAGCTATTTTGAAGAAACAAAAAGTACAGTCTAAATAATTTCAGAACATTATTTAATGGCTGCATGAAATGTTGATATCTTAAAAACATTGTTATTTTGTAATAGTAGTAAATAGATCAAAAACATGTTGCGCATCAGCATTGCCATATCGCCATGAGGGTGGAAAAATAGGTTCAGTATGAACATCCTCACCAGCTGTCAGGCAAATAAAGACAGACTGCTTGagaacacaacacaatggAGGAACGTGCCGTTTTAGCTAATATCGCTACAATTATTACCAAGGACTTGCTCATCGATGATCCGaccaaacaaaacataaactgCGGCTTCTCCAACAGCAGCTTTCCACTGCTCGATGGAAGCGACGATGATGAGGCGGAGATTTTTGCACTAATGCAGCGTAAGCGAGCCGATACAAAGAACCCAGGAAAgcagacaacagcaacattaaaGCGCAGACAGGTCGATAAAGTGCCAAGGGAAACACTCAAGTCCAGAAAGACGAACAAATTGGAGTGGGAATATGCGGAACTTAATTTACTACATCGCTATGTGGATGCTCAGTTTGAATCCTTTTTGCACATGCGAAAGCTCACTTATCTGGTGAGTTCTCCCCTAGACGTAATCCAACGATAGTATCAATAGCCTACATATTCCATTCATAGAAAATACAGCAGGAGTTGCAGCCGATTCTGGAGAGGAATGTGCTCCCGGGATATCCCACGCCGCAGACAACACTCGCCTTAGCTTTGTGGAAACTCTCAACGGACGAACATTTTGAAGAAATTGCgcgaaaatttcaatttccatgGTCGCTGTGCCAGCAAGTGGTTCGCAGTTTTTGGCACATTATCTCCGATAACTACGAAAGCTTCATCAAATGGCCCAACTCTCTGGAGGCTCAACAGAGTACTCTGCAAGGGTTTCAGTCTGTGTCCCAGCTAAGTTGCTTTCGCGACCTCTTTGGCGTCATTGTCCTTAAACGCGTCGACATCTTTATGGAAAGTGAGCATGCCGAGGTGGCTGTGGTTCTGCAGCTCATCTGCAATGCGGAAAATAAGATCATCGATTGCTATGTGGAGCTGGAGCAGGATTATAGCTTTGAGGAGTCGCCCATTGGACAAACACTTGCCCTCAATCCTCGCACAATGCCAGCTGGCAGTTATCTCATTGGCAGCCACAGTTTCCCTCTTAAATCCTATTTGATACGACCCATTGAGGCGGAATGCTTTCGCAAAGATGTGGTATTCAATGGGTTATTGGAGCCAGCTTTTCAATTGGCTGATAATGTGCTGGATAGTTTGGCACGTCGATTTCAGACGCTGTATGCGCTTGAGGCGCGTGATTTGAATGAGGTGCGGCTGATAGTGGAGAGCATTTGTGCCATGCATAATCTGTGCGTCGATTACGAGGATGACTATTTGGAGGTGGATTCTGGAGGAGCGCATCAAAAATGTAGCTGGGGTGGAGTGTTATCTGAGCGCAGAGGCAGCGAGAAGGATGCCAAGGGATTGCATAGACGTGTAGAGCTCATCGATGCATTGGTCAACACTGATGAGGGCGATTAGATTATACTtttcaaattacattttgtcaCGGTATAAGTTTGGAATAAATAAGAcatcatttttaattgaatgtatactatatttatagaaatggGTTATTGTAGACACAGTTTGAAGAATTTGTCATGCTAAAAACTATGTATATGaagaaatatatcaaaatataacaaaatatttttaaaggcgataaattaacaaaaattaaacacaCCACATCCGATATCAATTATCGATAGCCGAAGCCAAATAATCGATTGAACACGGCTTAGTATTCAAACAAAAATCTGGCAACTCtactgcaaaaacaaaacaaatgcacgTGTGATTTTGTTTGGTGCCTGAAGAATTGAATTAAGCaagcataatttaaataataattaacttCATCATGGATACTCATGATATATTTCGACAATTGACCGCAGGAGTGCGGTTTACCAAAAAGCGTACCGTACGTAGAGTccactaaaaataaaataaacacacacattaatCGTACACTTTATTGCAGGCGCCACCGGCAGTTAGCGCGAAGAAGTCTCAAATCATTGCAAAAGAGGAGTTGCCCAAGCCAGCAAAAGTTGCCAAGTTAGCAGAGGATGACACTGCAACCCAACAGTTTCGATTGCTAGCCGATAACATTGGCAGTAACGACACAACAAATCCAGCCAAAGATAAACGTAAGAAGggtaacaaaaaacaattgtcACCGGAGCAGttggagcaacaacagcgcgAGGAGCAGGTTCAGGCCATACGTAAGGAGAACGGTATTACAGTGCTGGGCAAGGATGTGCCCGCGCCCATTTCAACATTCGATGAGCTGCAGCAATACAAACTGTTGCCCCGACTCAAGGAGAATCTTTTGTCGTTTGGCTTCGAGCAACCGACGCCCATTCAAATGCAAGCGCTTCCCGTGCTGCTCAAGAATCGAGCACTTATGGCGTGTGCACCAACTGGATCGGGTAAAACATTGGCCTTTCTTACGCCCATTATCAATGGACTGCGCTGCCACCAGACAACAGGATTACGTGCTCTCGTCTTGGCGCCTACTCGCGAGTTGGCTCAGCAAATTTATCGGGCTTGCATGGAGCTAACTCGCTCCACGGGCTTGCGAGCGCACATCATCAGCAAAGTGAGTGAAGCGCAACAGCAATATGGTCCGGAGTGCAAGCAAAAATATGATATTCTGGTGTCGACACCAAATCGAGTGCGTTTCctactgcaacagcagccaccgTTGCTTGATTTGTCGCGCATTGAATGGTTTGTGCTCGACGAAGCGGATCGTCTGATGGAGGATGGCAAGAACAACTTCAAGGAACAACTGGATGTGATCTATGAAGCCTGCACGCACTCACAGAAGCGTGTGGCATTCTTCAGTGCCACATACACGGTGCCCGTGGCCAAGTGGGCGTTGCGTCACCTCAAGCAACTGGTGCGCGTGACCATTGGTGTGGCAAACAGTGCCACGGATACAGTGCAGCAGGAGCTGCTCTTCGTTGGCTCCGAAAGTGGCAAATTGATAGCTGTGCGAGAAATGGTGCGCCAGGGATTGCAGCCGCctgtgcttgtgtttgtgcAGAGCAAGGAGCGTGCCAAGCAGCTGTTCGAGGAGCTGCTCTACGATGGGATTAATGTGGATGTCATACACGCCGAGCGTACGCAGCATCAGCGAGATAATTGTGTGCGCGCCTTCCGAGAGGGTAACATTTGGGTGCTGATCTGTACGGAGCTGATGGGGCGTGGTATTGACTTTAAGGGCGTTAATCTGGTCATCAACTATGACTTTCCCCCTACCAGCATCTCGTACATTCATCGCATTGGACGCACTGGTCGCGCTGGACGACCAGGACGCTCTGTTACCTTCTTCACGCAAGACGACACGGCCAACTTGAGAAGGTAACTTCTGCTATacttgaatttgttttttctgtcaactttaataattttattactttgCCAGCATCGCACAGATCATCAAGAACTCTGGAGGCGAAGTGCCCGATTACatgttgaaaatgaaaaaggtGAAGAAATCCGAGGCCAAGATACGTGCCAAGAAGCCTCTGGAGCGTGAGGATATATCCACGAAAATAAAAGCTGAAAGACTGCCGTTGCCAAGAGAATTCGATAAAACCAAGAAGCCCTTGCAAGCAGGGAAAacgcaaaagcagcaaaagaaaaaggatACGGGGAAAAATCCAGGAAATAAAAAGCCGAAGAAAGTTAAGAAGGCAAACTAATAAACCTACAAATTGGTCAATATGCTTtaggaaaatatatattcatctGTTTAATAAAATcgtattttaaacaattttcaatctGTTGATTTTAAGCTAAATATTCCCCTTAATTTTTGACTCAAAGATGCTTTAAGGTTAAAGAAGACACCCTAAGCCGGATAAATCATAGGAAGAAAGATCAATAtaactaattattttcattttaaaaactgtttaatatttgtttatttcaacaaaaatatgtcaTAGAATTccaaagtacaaaaaataatacacttgcaaaatttgcacaaTTATTTTCTGCACTAAGGATTAACAAAtggttcaataaaaaaaaattatagaaattaaacAATTCCAAGTTATGCTATAACTAAATCTTACTTAATTAGTtagaatatttaatgcaatattccaaagtaaaaaaatatgttttcaattCTTCAATTCATATCAAAAATAACTCATTTCTCAATTTCTTAAACTAAATTAACTGCTTAATAATACTGTAGACTCTTGATAGTTACGGTAGACACTTATGctttaaaatatgtacatttaaatgtatgtttaaatcatgtttttttttgattacgtttatagaaaaaaattaaaagaggAGGTATTTGAATATTTCCGATAAATTTTCTATCTGCTTAGCAAACAAATTCCATTAACaagaaaaatttcatttcattttataaacgAAATGAACTGCTTCAGTATTAGTAAATGTATGTTATAGATAACATACTTGGATATGTACACTTAAAGGTTGATATTTTAAACTTCACACTCATGATTACGCTCATGGATAAGCAGTTGATCCTTGCGCGAGAATTGCTGTCCACAATTTGAGCACTTGAAGGGCTGTTGTCCCGTATGGAGGCGAATGTGCCGCTCGAGATCGCGTCGGCGATTGAAACCCTTGGAGCAGAAGCTGCATGTGTGGGGACGATCACCACTGTGGATACGTAGATGTGTCTTCAGATCATAGTTACGAGCATAGGACTTGGAACAATGCGAGCATTTGTATGCTCCCTTGCCCGTATGTAAAATGATGTGAGCACGCAAATTGGATTTCTGGGTAAACACCTTTGGGCAATGCGGACACTGATGTGGTCGCTGTCCGTTGTGGGCATTAATGTGATCCCGGGCATGATGACTTTGGGCAAACTTGCGCGGACAATGCGGACACGAGTAGGGACGCTCGCCAGTGTGCGTACGCATATGTGATTTGAGCGTGTCCAGGCGATTGAAAGCCTTTGGACATTCGGGACATTCGTGTGGACGACCTGCCTGTGGCACTCTCTCGGTGTCTTTGTCGTTAACGTTGTCAATGTAATCCTCATCATCTTCGTCAGCGCTAAAATCACTTGGGCTGTTGTCATCTGACTCTAGCTGCAGCTCCGATTCCAAATTCTTAGCGATTTCTCTTGTTCTTGCCGATTGACGCATCGAATAAGGACTTGGGCTGGAGTCGGGTTCCCGGAACCCAGTAAAGGGCGGCGACATAAGCTCATCAAAACtctgctgcggttgctgccGTGGCGTCTTCGGCAGTTCCTgttcctcctcttcctcttcagcGTCTTGCTGCGGATCTCGCTCTGGAGTGCTGGGAGCAACAGCCTCTTCGTAGTCGCAATTTTCATCTGGCTCCTCTTTCACGACGTTTTCGTCTGGCTTGGACAGCTCCTCAAGTATGGCACAAAATTCATCGGGATCCACGGGAAATTGcttatgctgctgctcctcctgcTTCAAAGTCAACAGCTTGTAACTTTGGTCGCATTTGCGCTTGAACTTGAATGCGATCTGTGCATCCAAGTAGCAGGTCCAACAGATCCACTTGGGGAAATTGTCGTCCACTCGAATCTTGCAATCGATGCATTCGTTGAGCATGTCTGCCAAGCTgatctcctcctcctccggtTGTTCCTCGCCGAATATGTCGACCATACCATCGGAATTGCTGAGGCAAATACGGCATACTTTCTCCATAATTAGAGAACTAcgtataaaatgtatttaatttacattcgTGCAACAAGTATACCCAATGTATTGATTCGTCGCTTCTTTGTACCGTGACTTATCGATAGATTTGCGATTCTCGATAATGCTGACAGCAGCAATCTATCGAGCCTAGCCTAAGCCATAGCGCGCAAATAATCGATAGTTggcattttcaaatttcccccagaatgaaatgcaatttaaaatacgGCAGTTTTATTGTATTAACTATCTcgaatatgtatatattcttataCATATGTCCGATATCGtattgtttctttatttactgtgcaattattttagttttgtttgcttttgttttattttatttacgtGTTGCTTACGCTTGAGAGTGAGTGTTGTTATTCTCTTAatgctaaatatataaattagtgTAGTTAAATGCTATTCTTAAGTTTTATGTGGTTTTGCAAACatcaaatgtgtgtgtttgtcaaGTTAACAACgtcttaattattatttaattatcatAGAGTGCATGTGGATAGGCATCAAAATAAATCCAGAATAAATAATGtatgaataaattataaatgtggtgttgtgtgtatgcatgctagcttttgtttttttttttaaagggCAACaacgaaatatatataaagatgtatatttgtatatgtgttttataaataaataaaatgcaaacaggCCTAAAACTAAGCAAAATCAtagctttgttttgtttttttgtttagttatttCGAGTTGGTTCCTTAGCTTTGTGTTGTGGCGTAATTGTCACAACACTTAATAAATTGCATCAATTTTCGATAGATTTTTCGACTTTTACGTACTTGCTATATAGTACATTACAACTACAATTCATTGTATGTTtactgtttgttttttaagcATGATAATCTATTGGCGCTTATTTTGAACAACTATTCATTAagaattaattatttgttaatttttatctCGCTTGTGATTTTTATGCTgaaacaatttacaaattcGAAACGTCAACCACACTTAGTATTTACGCGGTCAGTTACgaagttaatattattattattcttttgtaTATATCTAATACACTTCGATTGCGTAGCttaagtatagtatatttgattttcaatgctttgtattttgtttgtttttgtttttcgagagtgttatataaatgtaaatgaatgATGTGGCGAGAGGTGAGAAGGGGGAAAAGGCATGTCAGAAATTTCCATGAAATTTTAACCAACAGttagttttgttttagtttgCTTTACAAAGAACATGTAGTATTTAGTTACTtagcttaataaatattacagTACATCGTGTTTagcatataatatatatatatttaggtttgtgtgtgtgtgttcgtgttgGGCTGATTGAGTGTAACGTGTAAttgagaatgtgtgtgtgtgtattcaaCTAAAGCTAGgcatattttgttaaaaacgCGCGACACAACAaacatttctcatttttaacGCGCCATCAAATGGGGGAAACGATTAACAATTAAGTATCAATTATACAATTATGCTTATGCTTAAGCCGCTGGAAAAAATTTGGCTTCGATTTGTTGTAGCAGTTAACTGTCTGTCGGTCTGTTTTTCTGTTACTATTTCATGTGGTTGTTTCTTGCAATTTTTAGCTGTTGTTGGAGTCCTGTTCCTTTTTTAATAGAAGTGCGGCGGCGGCAACGTTTGCGAGGGCAGCGCTGACGACGCCGGCTTCGGCTCCCATCAGACGACAGAATCCTTGCGTATCCTgcgtgttttgtgtgtgtgtgttagcatGTAGtatgttttatgtgtgtgagtttaaATATAAGGACAAATGCAAAGAAATGACATTATAGTTGAGTTAGTTATGCAGTTCAACTAATTTTTGATTATTCTGATGTCTAAAATTATTATCGCACCACATATAATTCTCAGTCTGAGGTGCACGCATAACACCAACGCCGCCACCCAGGCGACGATAGTTCATGCAGCCGCACAAGCGCCATTGATTCGTCTCAGGATCGTACACCTCAATGGTCTTCAAGTAGGCGGAGCCATCAAAGCCGCCCACAGCATATAGCTGCCCATTGACAACAGCCAGACCGACCTGCAACATCAGAGATATTTTTTAGTAGAGCGCAATAGAATTAAGAGCGTGTCCTTCACTTACGCCACTGCGACGAGAGGTCATGGCCACAATAGGGCTCCAGGTGTTGGTGAGGGGATTGTAGCGTTCGGCGGACGACAGTTCCATGCAATCGTCACGTCCGCCGAcggcataaatataattattaaatacagCGCAACCTAAATGCTTGCGACGTGTGCTCATGGGATTGACAGCAACCCATTTATTTTGCctgtttaaataattaatcaatacaaattttaatatgaaaaattaaaagcaacacTCACCTGGGATCGTAACGTTCGACGGTGTTGAGCGGACATTGGCCATCGGAGCCACCAATTGCATAAAGATGACCGCTTaggacagcaacagcaacgcctAAACGACGTGTGGTCATCGGTGCCACCTTGGACCATTTGTTCTCCTTGGGATCATAGCGTTCCACATGATTCAGACACTGTACACCATCCTGTCCACCCACGGCATAGAGAAAACCATCCAAAACAGCAACGCCAACGCTGGTGCGGCACGATGTGGTCGGCGCCACATCGCAGGACCATTGATTGGTCTGTGGATCGTAGCGTTCAATGCTATTCAAATAGCTTTGGCCATCATGGCCGCCAACAGCATATAAAAGATCATTGAGAAcggcaacgccaacgccacAACGTCGCTTGCTCATCGGCGCAACCATTTTCCAATCGTTGGTCTGCGGATCAAAGCGTTCAACGGAGGCAATCGCATCACCCGAGCACCAGCCGCCCACGGCGAAAAGCACTTCACCGCGTCGTGTGGGTTTGCGAGGACGTGTGCGTGGACCTTGCATCAATGGACGTTCCTG of Drosophila nasuta strain 15112-1781.00 chromosome 3, ASM2355853v1, whole genome shotgun sequence contains these proteins:
- the LOC132788027 gene encoding uncharacterized protein LOC132788027; translation: MEERAVLANIATIITKDLLIDDPTKQNINCGFSNSSFPLLDGSDDDEAEIFALMQRKRADTKNPGKQTTATLKRRQVDKVPRETLKSRKTNKLEWEYAELNLLHRYVDAQFESFLHMRKLTYLKIQQELQPILERNVLPGYPTPQTTLALALWKLSTDEHFEEIARKFQFPWSLCQQVVRSFWHIISDNYESFIKWPNSLEAQQSTLQGFQSVSQLSCFRDLFGVIVLKRVDIFMESEHAEVAVVLQLICNAENKIIDCYVELEQDYSFEESPIGQTLALNPRTMPAGSYLIGSHSFPLKSYLIRPIEAECFRKDVVFNGLLEPAFQLADNVLDSLARRFQTLYALEARDLNEVRLIVESICAMHNLCVDYEDDYLEVDSGGAHQKCSWGGVLSERRGSEKDAKGLHRRVELIDALVNTDEGD
- the LOC132788024 gene encoding DEAD box protein 52 homolog; translation: MDTHDIFRQLTAGVRFTKKRTAPPAVSAKKSQIIAKEELPKPAKVAKLAEDDTATQQFRLLADNIGSNDTTNPAKDKRKKGNKKQLSPEQLEQQQREEQVQAIRKENGITVLGKDVPAPISTFDELQQYKLLPRLKENLLSFGFEQPTPIQMQALPVLLKNRALMACAPTGSGKTLAFLTPIINGLRCHQTTGLRALVLAPTRELAQQIYRACMELTRSTGLRAHIISKVSEAQQQYGPECKQKYDILVSTPNRVRFLLQQQPPLLDLSRIEWFVLDEADRLMEDGKNNFKEQLDVIYEACTHSQKRVAFFSATYTVPVAKWALRHLKQLVRVTIGVANSATDTVQQELLFVGSESGKLIAVREMVRQGLQPPVLVFVQSKERAKQLFEELLYDGINVDVIHAERTQHQRDNCVRAFREGNIWVLICTELMGRGIDFKGVNLVINYDFPPTSISYIHRIGRTGRAGRPGRSVTFFTQDDTANLRSIAQIIKNSGGEVPDYMLKMKKVKKSEAKIRAKKPLEREDISTKIKAERLPLPREFDKTKKPLQAGKTQKQQKKKDTGKNPGNKKPKKVKKAN
- the LOC132788028 gene encoding zinc finger protein 771-like translates to MEKVCRICLSNSDGMVDIFGEEQPEEEEISLADMLNECIDCKIRVDDNFPKWICWTCYLDAQIAFKFKRKCDQSYKLLTLKQEEQQHKQFPVDPDEFCAILEELSKPDENVVKEEPDENCDYEEAVAPSTPERDPQQDAEEEEEEQELPKTPRQQPQQSFDELMSPPFTGFREPDSSPSPYSMRQSARTREIAKNLESELQLESDDNSPSDFSADEDDEDYIDNVNDKDTERVPQAGRPHECPECPKAFNRLDTLKSHMRTHTGERPYSCPHCPRKFAQSHHARDHINAHNGQRPHQCPHCPKVFTQKSNLRAHIILHTGKGAYKCSHCSKSYARNYDLKTHLRIHSGDRPHTCSFCSKGFNRRRDLERHIRLHTGQQPFKCSNCGQQFSRKDQLLIHERNHECEV
- the LOC132788023 gene encoding kelch-like protein diablo isoform X1 — translated: MGDPLLPGSTGLGSGAAATATAAGSGTTGSGLGGGGGTGGAERPPSPARLTHTSEKHPKVTLTELNMLRRHRELCDVVLNVGGRKIFAHRVILSACSSYFCAMFTGELEESRQTEVTIRDIDENAMELLIDFCYTAHIIVEESNVQTLLPAACLLQLVEIQDICCEFLKRQLDPTNCLGIRAFADTHSCRELLRIADKFTQHNFQEVMESEEFLLLPVGQLVDIICSDELNVRSEEQVFNAVMSWLKYNVAERRQHLAQVLQHVRLPLLSPKFLVGTVGSDLLVRSDEACRDLVDEAKNYLLLPQERPLMQGPRTRPRKPTRRGEVLFAVGGWCSGDAIASVERFDPQTNDWKMVAPMSKRRCGVGVAVLNDLLYAVGGHDGQSYLNSIERYDPQTNQWSCDVAPTTSCRTSVGVAVLDGFLYAVGGQDGVQCLNHVERYDPKENKWSKVAPMTTRRLGVAVAVLSGHLYAIGGSDGQCPLNTVERYDPRQNKWVAVNPMSTRRKHLGCAVFNNYIYAVGGRDDCMELSSAERYNPLTNTWSPIVAMTSRRSGVGLAVVNGQLYAVGGFDGSAYLKTIEVYDPETNQWRLCGCMNYRRLGGGVGVMRAPQTENYMWIRKDSVV
- the LOC132788023 gene encoding kelch-like protein diablo isoform X2 is translated as MGDPLLPGSTGLGSGAAATATAAGSGTTGSGLGGGGGTGGAERPPSPARLTHTSEKHPKVTLTELNMLRRHRELCDVVLNVGGRKIFAHRVILSACSSYFCAMFTGELEESRQTEVTIRDIDENAMELLIDFCYTAHIIVEESNVQTLLPAACLLQLVEIQDICCEFLKRQLDPTNCLGIRAFADTHSCRELLRIADKFTQHNFQEVMESEEFLLLPVGQLVDIICSDELNVRSEEQVFNAVMSWLKYNVAERRQHLAQVLQHVRLPLLSPKFLVGTVGSDLLVRSDEACRDLVDEAKNYLLLPQERPLMQGPRTRPRKPTRRGEVLFAVGGWCSGDAIASVERFDPQTNDWKMVAPMSKRRCGVGVAVLNDLLYAVGGHDGQSYLNSIERYDPQTNQWSCDVAPTTSCRTSVGVAVLDGFLYAVGGQDGVQCLNHVERYDPKENKWSKVAPMTTRRLGVAVAVLSGHLYAIGGSDGQCPLNTVERYDPRQNKWVAVNPMSTRRKHLGCAVFNNYIYAVGGRDDCMELSSAERYNPLTNTWSPIVAMTSRRSGVGLAVVNGQLYAVGGFDGSAYLKTIEVYDPETNQWRLCGCMNYRRLGGGVGVMRAPQTENYMWCDNNFRHQNNQKLVELHN